CGTGGATACTGCAGCCAAAATCATTCGGCTAAACAAACCTTTTTCTTTGAGAAAAAAGAAGGAAATGAAGATGATTGAAAAGATGGCAATCAATAAGGAACCTGCGCGCGACAGCATGTCGCCGAAAAAGGAACTTATCTTTCCGGGATCAAAATAGGCTCCCAGGAATCTTTGCAATTGCTCAGAAGCGCTGGGGCTGGGCTCAAGTCCCATGGATCTCAGCCAGCCATTGATCATGTCGATGGGTTGCTGGAGGGCCAGAGAAATGCTGTTGAAATCTACTTTTGATAGCATGACTCCCTGACTGATTAGGATCGGAATAAAATACCAGAGAATAGATCCTATCAATGAAAACAAAAGCACCAGAATGAGAAAGGCTCCCACAGGTTTGCCCCATGAGAACCGGTCGATTTTGGTTTTTTTAAGTAGGAACTGTAGTGGTGGCTCACCTAGCATGCTGATCACCCATGAAATGAGGACATAGCTGACCACCTCGCTAAAATAACTGATGAGCAGGCCTACGACCACCAGAATGACTACAGAGATCAGGTATTTGTACCAGTCTTTCACAAAAGATCAAAAGGCTATTGCCTCCAAAGGTTTTTTAAAAACTATGGGCCAATGCCTCAGAATACACCGGATAAATCCAATGGT
This window of the Saprospiraceae bacterium genome carries:
- a CDS encoding AI-2E family transporter is translated as MKDWYKYLISVVILVVVGLLISYFSEVVSYVLISWVISMLGEPPLQFLLKKTKIDRFSWGKPVGAFLILVLLFSLIGSILWYFIPILISQGVMLSKVDFNSISLALQQPIDMINGWLRSMGLEPSPSASEQLQRFLGAYFDPGKISSFFGDMLSRAGSLLIAIFSIIFISFFFLKEKGLFSRMILAAVSTESEPKVQAVINDVSQLLSRYFGGLAIQMSILMILIGTLLGMIGINNALLIAFFYGIVNIIPYLGPLIGAVFGCLLTISSNLQLDFFQETIPLLTKVLLVFAVVKLIDDFILQPYIFSQRMEAHPLEIFLVIMIGARVEGIIGMVLAIPVYTIFRVIARVFLSEIKLVRKITEDMSSSSSNSGKN